GAGCAGTGGCGGGAAGGCACGCGTCACCAATGCGTTACCCCTGCTGCTCGCGCCGCGGATCTCCGACATTAGTCCAAACCCTGCCATCCGAGATGGAAGCGGCAACGTCACGCTGACGCTTAAAGTCAGTCCAAAGGTGCTCCCGACAGACACAGTCAGTCTCTTGCTGGTTGACAGGGAAACTCCAGCCCAGCCGCATGCCGCGGACACTGATACGTTGCAAGTTATCGTCACTCATGCACCTATAGTCACCCATGCCACCGTCAGGCTCAGAGTAAACGGTGTAGACAGTCTGCCTTTTGAACGTAAGTTTGAGCCTGGGAAGCCACCACACCTTGAGATTGCCGATAGTCAGAAGGTGACCATCGCATGAACGATCACACCCAGTGGATGCAGGCCAACGAAACGTACCTAGCGACGGCGCTGGCGTGGCTGCGGCTGCGGCTGGAAAAACTGGCCGCGCAAGAAACCAAACCGGCCCAACTCGTCGTTGAGCCTGTCACCGAGAAGCCGCGGGGCTTTTTTGCCGGTCTATTCGGCAGATCGGCGCCGCAACCCGCTCAACCGGCCGAGGTGCCCTGGACATCGCTCGTGCCTCGTGACACGGATATCGTGGAGGCCGAACAGGCGTTGACTCAGGCGGAACGGAATGAGGTGCCGCCGGCGCTGATGATCCTGGCCCATCGCCTGGAACTGTCGCACTTTGAACAACAGGTGCTGCTCTTGTGTGCGGCCATGGATCTCGACACCCGGATCCCCTCGCTTTGTGCCCGTGCCCAGGGCGACCCCCAGAGGTCGTACCCGACCTTCGCGCTGGCGCTGACCCTGTTCGACGAGCCCGTCTGGAACGCCCTCTTGCCCCAGAATCCCTTGCGCTACTGGCGTTTGATCGAGATTAACCAGCCGGGTGCGACACCCTTTACCGCCGCCGCGCTGCGGGCCGACGAACGGATCGTCAATTACCTCAAAGGGCTCAACTACCTGGACGACCGACTGGCGCCGTTGGTCGAACCTCTGTTCGGTGATGTAGGCCATGGGGAGGAGTTGCCTCGGTCGCAGGAACAGCAAGCGACCGAGTTGGTAAGTCGGTTACGCGCGTCAGCCGGTGCTGGACGCGCGCCGGTGATCGAATTGTTGGGTCGGGAATCGGAAGGCAAACGGGCAGTAGCGTGGAAAGTGGCCAGCACACTCGGACTCAATCTCTACCGCCTGTCTGCAGGACTGTTACCCGCCCAGGAGCCGGATTTCGAAACCTTTGTCCGCCTTTGGCAACGGGAGTCCTTGCTGATGCCGATCGCCCTCTATCTGGATATGGGGGAGAGCGTCGCAACAGGCGCTCATGACACGCAAGCGGCAGCGACCGCTCGGTTTCTCGGCCGCGCCCAAGGCGTCGTTTTCCTGGACGTGGAGGAGCCCCAGCGGATCCCTGACCGCCCGGTGTATTCAGTCGAGATTCAAAAGCCTACGCCCCAGGAGCAGCGATCGGCCTGGTTGCAAGCCATCGGTGAGGGTGCGGAGGACCTGTCAGGGCGATTGGCCGCCCAGTTTAACCTGAGCCGGCGAGAGATTGAACAGATCGCCGCCGCCGTCCCCGATGAGACCGAAGCGGACATCTTGGTGGAAGAGCGTCTATGGGAGGGCTGCCTCGCCGCTTCCCGTCCCAAGCTGGAGCGGTTGGCGCAGCGGATCGACGCCAAAGCCACTTGGGACGATATCGTCCTGCCGGAAGAAGAGCGCGCGCTCCTGCGCCAGATTGCCGAGCAGGTTCGGCAACGGAGCCGGGTCTATGAGGATTGGGGGTTTCGGCAGCGAATGAACCGAGGTTTGGGGATCAGCGCCCTGTTCGCCGGGGAGAGCGGTACCGGCAAGACCATGGCCGCAGAGGTCATCGCCAATGACCTGAAGTTGCACCTCTATCGCATCGATCTCTCCGCCGTGGTGAACAAATATATCGGCGAGACCGAAAAGAACCTCCGCCGCGTCTTTGACGCCGCGGAAGACAGCGGGGCGATCTTGTTCTTTGACGAAGCCGACGCCCTTTTCGGCAAGCGCAGCGAGGTGAAGGACAGTCACGACCGCTACGCTAACATCGAGATCAATTACCTCCTGCAGCGGATGGAAGCCTACCGGGGACTCGCCATTCTCGCCACCAACATGAAGAGCGCCCTGGACCAAGCGTTTATGCGACGGCTGCGTTTCATTGTGAACTTCCAGTTCCCCGGCGCAAAGGAACGCAAGCTCATCTGGCAGCATGTCTTTCCGAAGGCCGACGCGTCGCGCGGTCTCGCCGGTACGCCCGTCGAGGGGCTGAACTACGATCGACTCGCGAAGCTCAACCTGACCGGCGGCAGCATCCACAACATTGCCCTGAACGCCGCGTTCCTGGCGGCCCAAGCCGGTACACCGGTGACCATGCCGATCGTCATGGACGCGGCTCGTACCGAATTCCGCAAGCTGGAGCGACCCATCAACGAGGCGGATTTCCGCATCCTGGAAGCCGTCGGGAAGCAGATATGAATGACAATCTGGGCACAATGGCGAGAGCCTTCCTGAACCCATGGAAAGCCGCGTGTGTTGTCCCCTCTCCCTTGAATGGGAGGGCTGGGGTGAGGGTGAAATGAATATCAACCTCCACATCGAACGCTTGGTCCTGGACGGTATATCGCTTCCACCCGGTGATCGTCCCCTGCTACAGGCCGCAATGGAGGCGGAATTGACTCGCCTGCTGGCGAGTAGTGGTCTAAGTGATGAGCTCCACTCAGGTGGCGCCTTATACGGCGTACGAACCGCCGGTATTCAATTGGCAAACGACGAGAAGCCTTCCAGATTGGGGCAACAGATCGCCGGGGCGGTCTATGGAGGAATAGGCAAATGAACCGCCAGACCGGGATCCAAACACACCAGCAGACACCTACCGTGACGCCTGTCACCAGTGGTTTGCTCCAGCGCAAGTGCGCCTGCGGCAATCACGCCATAGCAGGTGGCGGATGTGAAGGATGCACGAGAGAGCGCAAAGCCATCTTGCAACGTGCCCCCTCTCCCTCGACGGGAGAGGGCTGGGGTGAGGGTGCAACCGTCCCGCCCATCGTTCACGAGGTCCTGCGCTCGCCCGGCCAGCCACTCGACCCAGCCACCCGCGCCTTCATGGAGCCGCGCTTCGGCCACGACTTCAGCCAGGTGCGGGTGCATACCGACACGAAAGCGGCGGAATCGACGCGAGCGGTGAATGCGTTAGCATACTCCGTTGGTCACAACATTGTGTTTGGAGCAGGGCGATATCCTGCAAATTCTCTCGAAGGGACTTACCTGCTCGCGCACGAACTCGCCCATGTGTTGCAATCGAGCAAGAGTACGCAGGCTACAAGCCCAGTTCCAGCTCTAGTCGCTCATCCTCAGGCAAAGCAGACGCAAATTTTGAGCGATTCCAGAAGCTCGTCTTCTGAGCGCCAAGCTGATCGCATGGCGCAAGCAATCATGTCGGGTTTTGCTACTACAGAAACGCCTGTCCCAGCCACGGGTATCCACCTGCAGCCGGAAGGCGGCGCCGGTGGGCCGGCGTCTCTACCGCCGGCTGCGCCACCGCCCACGCCTACGCGCCGCTCCATGGCGGAACTCCTTATGGAGTGGGACGGGGCTGGTATACTTAACTCACCATTCCGTCCGTCAGATATCCCAGACATTCCGCCTTTGCCGGTTAGTGAAGAGCAGGCTCAACGTTTGGGGCTCGGAACTGCCGCAACAGCAGTTGCTGGCGCTGCTCCTGCTCTACAACCTCAGCCCACGATCCAGCCGCGCCCGCCCTTGCGGCTCATCCCTGGTGGCGGAGGGGCTCCTGCCGCCCGACCAACGCCTGGGATTGGTGCGCTGCGCTGGTTTGGCCCGGTTGCGGTTGGGCTTACGGTTTTCTTAACTCCTCGCGAAACTGCGCCTCCCTGGATGGACGAACTGAATCCACTGACCGGGGAACCGTACAGCAGCCCAGAGGAATACCGCTGGGTGCGGCGGCTCACAAACCAGCAGCGCGACTATCTTCGCTGGCTGAATCAGGCTCGCCGTCTCACGCCTGATGCGACGCTAGAGAATGATCCAGCGCCGTCGGATCTTCCTACTCCTCTGCCGCAGCCAGCTCCACGCCCCAGAGAGCGGGAAGCGGAAGAACCCTGCTTCTCGATGGATATTCCGCGGCGCGGCGGACACAGGAGGCATGATGCCTATGCTACAAAGGTTACAGGTTCAAGTCAGGACTATTTTGTGCGAACACCGTCCCGCCGTGGCGGTCGAGCAATTGCCTACGACGGCCAGACAGCGCCAGTTCTCGTGTGGGAAGTGAAGGTCGGGTTTGGTTGGTTTTTCAATCCTGCCTACAGTGGTCTGCGCGATACGACGCTAGCACGGTTTGACGTGCAGAAAGATCTCGGACTGGCTGTTGCTCGCGATTGCAACTACGGACATGTCTGGTCTATTCCCAGCCCCTGGGTAGCTGCCCTCTTGAATGTTCGCTGGGGGGGGATACCGCCCGTTCTCAGTATTGCAGAGTGAACACTATGGCAGATACCACACTCTCCTATCCCAAAGTTTCTTTCCGTCGGTTTGTTGCTGAACGGCTTGCCAGCAGTGAGACGCCGCAGCCACAAGCCTTGTTCGAGGTTGTGCAAGTGCTTGCCGATTGGCGTCCGGATGCGCTGCTGCGATATGCCGGAGACCCGGCGCATCCGATCGAGCCGACTGAGGCAAGCCTGAGTGCATACCTGGCGGAGGTTGAGCGCGCCTGGACCCAAGGGCTTCCTAAAATCTTTCGTTTGTCTGATGACGCGCAGACACCGCAGTTCGCGCTCTTCTTTCGTGTGGAGTCTACGCCGATAGGCGACATTGAGTCTATCTGGTTTTCGCTGCCTACAATGCTAACCGGAGCGACATTCACGATTGAACGGTTGATGAATGTAGTTGCAACTATATGCCGGGTTTTTAATGCATACCACGGCTGTATTGAGGACGAGCGGCTCTTGTTACTGTACCGTTCAGAGCGAACTGCGGAGCGCGCTCGCGCCGCCTTGCCCCCAGCCCTGCGCCAGTTTGTCCCAGCGCCGGCGCTCCCAGAGGGGACCGCTCGTTCTTTGTCTCCGCTACTCGTGCCCCAAGAATTTGACCGGCGTCTGGTGCCTGATGCGGTGTGGTGGATCAATTTTTGGGATCGTCTGCAGGTGGAGACAGTTGGCCTGCAGCGGGTGCGCACAGCGGGCTGGTTTCGCCTGACCGAACAACCCAGTGGTGCGCTTGTTCTCGCTGCTACAGAGGAACCGACTGAGGTGACCAATGTGGCACATATGACGTGCGTCCAGCAGATTCTTGATTACTTGGGCCTTTATGAGCTGCAAAAAACACGGCTTTTAAGGAAGCATAACTTATGAACACCTTCCACAATTCCCCTAAGTTCCTCAAGGGCGGCATCGTGCTGATCGACCCGGAGTCGGGCGTGGTGAGGCGCATTATCGCCCTGCAATACAACCCGGACACGTTGAGCCGAACCTTGCAGGTCAAGGGTATTGGTGAGGGCGGCGACCGCTCGCAGGCGTTGCGGTTGAAGGGGCCGCCGGTCGAGACGCTCAAGCTCGACGCGGAGATCGATGCGACCGATCAGCTCGAAATCGCCGACGGAACGGCGACTGAAGTTGGTTTGCATCCACAACTCGCGGCCCTCGAGATCCTCGTTTATCCGACAAGCAGCCGGCTGCAATCCAATAACAGCCTGGCGGCGGTCGGCACGCTGGAGATCGCCCCGATGGAATCGCCGCTCACGCTCTTTATCTGGAGTAAGAACCGTATCCTGCCGGTGCGCATCACCGATTTCAGCGTCACTGAAGAAGCATTTGACCCTGCCCTAAATCCGATTCGGGCGAAGGTGAGTCTCGGTATGCGGGTAGTGAGCGTCGATGATCTCGGTTTTTCACACAGAGGCGGCGACCTGTTCATGACCTATCTGCGAAACAAGGAACAACTGGCATCGAGAAGTAAAGGCGGCGCGCTCAGCGCACTGGGTATCACAGGTATTTGATATGGGAGACCTCCGATGATTGACCCTCACCAAGCTCTGCAACAGATGCTGCAACCGGCCGGGCTGCCGCTGACGCTCTTTCCGCCTACGAGCCGGTATCACGGCATTGAGACGGCTACGCTCGAAACTCTCGAGGGCAAGATGGTGATCTATCTCAAACGCAGGTTTGTGCCGCCATCCGACAGGTTTACGCTCTTGCAAGAGCATGTCGTTGTTCAGGGCGATCGCCTGGATAATATCACCGCGCGCTATCTGGGAGATCCCGAGCAATTCTGGCGGATGTGCGATGCCAACAATGCCATGCGTCCCGACGAGCTGACAGACACCATCGGGCGCCGGCTCAGAATTACGTTGCCTGAAGGTATCCCCGGGGTTCCGAATGCTTAGAGGCCCTCTTCATCTTGTGCTGCTGATGGGGCCGGTGGTGCCGGTGCCAGTGCCGAAAGTCGTCGTAGACGCGCTGACCGAGGTCACCGTCACCAATGCAGTAGGGTCAGCCAGCGGTTTCGAGCTGAAGTTCAGCCTCAGCAATGATTCCGTCTTTACGAATCTGATGTTGTTGCTGGGACAGGTGGGGCCAGTGCTGAGGACCATCCTCATCGTCATCGTCAAGGGGATGCCAGAAGTTGTGATCGATGGGGTCGTGACCCAGCATCAAGTCAGCCCCGACGTCGAAACGGGGAGGTCGACGTTGACCTTGACAGGCAGCGATTTGACGGCGGTGCTGGATTGGATCGATTTTACCGGGATTCCATATCCCGCGATGCCTCCGGAGGCCCGGGTCGCCCTGATCATCGCCAAGTATGCGATGTTTGGCCTGATTCCCATCGTGATTCCACGCATCATGTTCGAGGTGCCGAATCCGATGAGTCGGATCCCCTCGCATCAAGGCAAGGATCTCGCCTACATCAATCAGTTAGCCGAAGAGGCGGGTTACACCTTTTTCATCGAACCCGGGCCGCGCCGGGGACGAATTTTGCCTACTGGGGGCCGGAGTTCAGGATCAGCCCGCCCCAGCCGGCACTCAACGTCAACATGGATGTGCACACCAATGTGGAATCGCTCAATCTTCGCTTTGATGCGAGCAAAGCGACGCTGCCTGTGGTGTTTATACAGATCGAGGAATTGAAGGTGACGCTTCCCGTGCCGTTGCCAGGTTTCAATCCGTTGGCACCCCCCTTAGGCGTGATACCCCCTATGTCAATCAATGTGGAGCAATTAAAGAACAGTGCGCACCTCTCGATTCCTCAAGCGATCATGCGGGGATTGAAGCGGGCCGCCGATTCCATCAGCGAAGCCGTCGTGGCCAATGGATCGCTCGATGTGCTCCGTTACGGCCATATCTTGAAGGCGCGACGACTGGTTGGGGTACGAGGGGCCGGGTACGTCTATGACGGTCTGTATTTCGTCAAACGGGTCACGCATAAGATGAAGAGGGGCGAATACAAGCAAGACTTCGAACTAACGCGGAATGGACTTATTTCGACCGTTCCTGTTGTTCCTACGTAAAGCGGGAAGGTGAAGGTCATGCCAAGCGAGAAGTTCTTCGGCAAATATCGAGGCATGGTGGTGAGTAGCGGTCTCGATCCGGAAGGTCGGGGACGGATCCTGGTGCAGGTGCCGGACGTGTTGGGCATGGGAATCTCCACTTGGGCGATGCCATGCGTGCCTTTTGCCGGCCTGCAGATGGGTATGTACGTAGTGCCACCTCCGAATGCGGGGGTCTGGATTGAATTTGAGAAGGGCGATCCGGACTACCCAATCTGGACAGGATGCTGGTGGGGGTCAAGACTCGAAGTCCCCCTAACGGCGCAGACGGCGCCTCCGGCATTGCCGCTCGTACTATTGGAGACCGCACTCAAGAACGGATTCGTGGTGAGTGATACACCGGTACCGGTTATTCCGCCGCTGCCTATGGGACTTCCCGCAGGCGGAATCATTCTAAGGAGCGGCACTTCCTACATTCGAATTGATGCCACAGGCATTAGCATCTTCGGCCCAAAGGTGACCATCAATGGCATAGCGGTAGTGGATATCAACAGTTCGGCGTTGACGGTGACCGGGCCGGGCGCCCCGGTTTAGCAATAGGGAGATTCGATATGCCAGGATTTCTACTCAGCGTGCTCTCTCAAGTGCAGTGCCTGCATGGTGGTCAAGCCAAGCCAACGGTTCCTAATCCTCGGGTTTTGGTCAGTGGGCAACCGACCGTACTCATGACTTCACCCTATGTTATTGCCGGCTGTACGTTCCCTCCGCCGCCCACTGCGAATGGCCCCTGTGTAACCGCCCAGTGGACATCCGGCACCGTTCGCGTATTGTCGAGCGGCCAACCTTTGCTGGTGCAGTTGGGGTTGGCGATTTGCGCACCGACCGGTACGCCGCTTCTAGCGATCGCCACTCAGCCGCGCGTAAGCGCCATATGAGGGAACCATGAACATCGACTATCCCTTCCACTTCGACAACCGCGGACGCACGGCCAGTACCGGTGACGACGACCACATCCGCGACATGATCGAGCAGTTCCTCTTCACCAACCCCGGCGAGCGGGTGAATCGTCCGGATTTCGGCAGCGGTTTGCTGCAACTGATCTTTGCCCCCAATAGCCCGGAACTCGCTGCGACCTTGCAATTCACCGTTCAGGCCGGGTTGCAGCGCTGGCTCGGCGACGTGATCGAGGTGCAGGCGCTGGAGGTGACGAGCGAGGAGGCTACTTTGCGCGTCGATCTGAAATATCTGGTGCGGCGTACGCAGGAAACCCGCGTCGCCACCTTCACTAGGAGCACGTCATGAACGGCCTTATCTGCCGGAATGAACTACGACGCGAGGCGGTGCGTCAACGCACGGACCTCAACGGCCTGGATTATCTGGAGGTGGGCGCGGATCAACGCACACTGACAGTGTATTTTCTCGGTAAGGCGCCGGTATCGCTGGAGCCGTCGAACATTCTCATCGAGGGTGGCCGACGCATTCGAGACATCAGGGTTGAGAAGGTCACGGTTACCCGAACGAAAATGGCCGAGCTGGACGATTTTATGGAAGTGGTCACCGACAAGGCGGGGGATTTCTCAACCTACACCCTGCGGGTAGTCGATGGACGGGATGAAGAGGGGAATTGGAAACGTCATCCGAAGTTCGATGCCCGCTATGACCATGTCGAGTTCAGCTTCAAGGCAGATTGCCCAAGTGATCTCGATTGTAAGCAGGAAGTCGTGTGCCCGCCGGAGAAATTGGACGAGC
Above is a genomic segment from Candidatus Methylomirabilis lanthanidiphila containing:
- a CDS encoding Gene 25-like lysozyme, with amino-acid sequence MNIDYPFHFDNRGRTASTGDDDHIRDMIEQFLFTNPGERVNRPDFGSGLLQLIFAPNSPELAATLQFTVQAGLQRWLGDVIEVQALEVTSEEATLRVDLKYLVRRTQETRVATFTRSTS
- a CDS encoding Phage-related baseplate assembly protein; protein product: MPSEKFFGKYRGMVVSSGLDPEGRGRILVQVPDVLGMGISTWAMPCVPFAGLQMGMYVVPPPNAGVWIEFEKGDPDYPIWTGCWWGSRLEVPLTAQTAPPALPLVLLETALKNGFVVSDTPVPVIPPLPMGLPAGGIILRSGTSYIRIDATGISIFGPKVTINGIAVVDINSSALTVTGPGAPV
- a CDS encoding ATPase AAA, whose protein sequence is MNDHTQWMQANETYLATALAWLRLRLEKLAAQETKPAQLVVEPVTEKPRGFFAGLFGRSAPQPAQPAEVPWTSLVPRDTDIVEAEQALTQAERNEVPPALMILAHRLELSHFEQQVLLLCAAMDLDTRIPSLCARAQGDPQRSYPTFALALTLFDEPVWNALLPQNPLRYWRLIEINQPGATPFTAAALRADERIVNYLKGLNYLDDRLAPLVEPLFGDVGHGEELPRSQEQQATELVSRLRASAGAGRAPVIELLGRESEGKRAVAWKVASTLGLNLYRLSAGLLPAQEPDFETFVRLWQRESLLMPIALYLDMGESVATGAHDTQAAATARFLGRAQGVVFLDVEEPQRIPDRPVYSVEIQKPTPQEQRSAWLQAIGEGAEDLSGRLAAQFNLSRREIEQIAAAVPDETEADILVEERLWEGCLAASRPKLERLAQRIDAKATWDDIVLPEEERALLRQIAEQVRQRSRVYEDWGFRQRMNRGLGISALFAGESGTGKTMAAEVIANDLKLHLYRIDLSAVVNKYIGETEKNLRRVFDAAEDSGAILFFDEADALFGKRSEVKDSHDRYANIEINYLLQRMEAYRGLAILATNMKSALDQAFMRRLRFIVNFQFPGAKERKLIWQHVFPKADASRGLAGTPVEGLNYDRLAKLNLTGGSIHNIALNAAFLAAQAGTPVTMPIVMDAARTEFRKLERPINEADFRILEAVGKQI